The proteins below come from a single Halostagnicola larsenii XH-48 genomic window:
- a CDS encoding ABC transporter permease, with protein MSTQRGRIQVSGFETESIEEQATQTVHEDEYAEPTGLIRRIVNRIARDRLALAAIVVVVVMAVTALVARPWSAFGTTIQPLSLAPFDPTSTAVGSPHEGPSTTHWMGTDRLGRDMFSRVMVGGRYSISIGLVVTGIASTVGVLYGSISGYFGGWVDNVMMRVLDLVFAFPALVLALVLVALFGGGFWPLVGAFVLVGWASYARIIRGEILKVKQNEYVMAAKALGARDRSVVFRHIIPNAIAPVVVQATLSVGTVVIGVAALGFLGLGFDAGTPEWGTMLDAERDTLATGAGGSWYWWATVFPGLMIFLFVMSMNIIGDAINDALDTQVDDVGHGGGG; from the coding sequence ATGTCAACACAAAGAGGACGAATACAGGTTTCGGGGTTCGAGACCGAGAGTATCGAAGAGCAAGCGACGCAGACCGTTCACGAGGACGAATACGCCGAACCAACGGGGCTGATTCGTCGAATCGTGAACCGTATCGCACGAGATCGACTCGCGCTCGCCGCCATCGTCGTCGTCGTGGTGATGGCGGTAACCGCGCTGGTTGCGCGTCCGTGGTCGGCCTTCGGGACGACCATCCAGCCCCTCTCGCTCGCGCCGTTCGACCCGACGTCGACGGCCGTGGGCAGCCCCCACGAGGGGCCATCGACGACACACTGGATGGGAACCGACCGGTTGGGCCGAGACATGTTCTCTCGAGTGATGGTCGGCGGTCGTTACAGCATCTCGATCGGACTCGTCGTGACCGGCATCGCCTCGACTGTCGGCGTACTCTATGGAAGCATCTCCGGGTACTTCGGCGGCTGGGTCGACAACGTGATGATGCGGGTTCTCGACCTGGTGTTCGCGTTCCCCGCGCTCGTGCTGGCGCTGGTCCTCGTCGCGCTGTTCGGCGGCGGTTTCTGGCCCCTGGTCGGTGCGTTCGTACTGGTCGGCTGGGCGTCGTACGCACGTATTATCAGAGGGGAGATCCTCAAAGTCAAACAGAACGAGTACGTGATGGCTGCGAAAGCACTCGGCGCGCGCGACCGTTCGGTGGTGTTTCGACACATTATCCCGAACGCGATTGCACCTGTGGTCGTACAGGCGACACTCAGCGTCGGCACCGTCGTCATCGGCGTCGCGGCGCTCGGATTTCTCGGTCTCGGATTCGACGCCGGAACCCCCGAATGGGGAACGATGCTCGACGCCGAGCGAGACACCCTCGCGACGGGCGCGGGCGGATCGTGGTACTGGTGGGCGACGGTCTTTCCCGGCCTCATGATCTTCCTGTTCGTCATGTCGATGAACATCATCGGTGACGCCATCAACGACGCCCTCGACACCCAGGTCGACGACGTCGGCCACGGGGGTGGTGGCTAA
- a CDS encoding ABC transporter permease: MSLQRYIVRRIVTSVPVLIGVSVVTFGLMHAAPGDVVSQLVAANPNVSAAEAVRLREEFGLNDPIWVQYIDWMQGVLTGDFGEVYSSSRDAESIVWARLPETLALGAFGWVFAVVIAIPGGIYAAVNKDQLGDDVSRFVALSGISIPNFWLGLMLMAVFAVQLDLFPTINPQTGLLSSQMLWWLLLPGVTIGTAAAANMMRIMRTSMAEELNKEYVTAARAKGLPERTVILKHVLRNSLISVTTVAAFLTAGLVSGSVVVEVVFTWPGLGKELVEAIQLREMNLIMAITLLTGVVIVLANLLADIVYALLDPRIRDEY, translated from the coding sequence ATGAGTCTGCAAAGATACATCGTACGGCGGATAGTAACGTCTGTCCCGGTACTGATCGGTGTTTCAGTGGTCACGTTCGGCCTGATGCACGCTGCGCCCGGCGACGTGGTGAGTCAACTGGTCGCGGCGAACCCCAACGTCTCGGCCGCAGAAGCCGTTCGACTTCGCGAGGAGTTCGGACTCAACGATCCGATCTGGGTGCAGTACATAGACTGGATGCAGGGGGTTTTGACCGGCGATTTCGGCGAGGTGTACTCCTCGAGCCGGGATGCCGAGTCGATCGTCTGGGCTCGCCTTCCCGAAACGCTAGCCCTGGGGGCGTTCGGATGGGTGTTCGCGGTCGTAATCGCGATCCCCGGCGGGATTTACGCGGCGGTCAACAAGGATCAACTCGGCGACGACGTCAGTCGGTTCGTCGCGCTTTCAGGGATCTCCATTCCGAACTTCTGGCTCGGGCTCATGTTGATGGCAGTGTTCGCCGTTCAACTCGATCTGTTTCCAACGATCAATCCACAGACCGGATTGCTTTCGAGCCAAATGCTCTGGTGGCTACTCCTGCCGGGCGTGACGATCGGGACGGCGGCGGCGGCGAACATGATGCGGATCATGCGCACGTCGATGGCAGAAGAACTGAACAAAGAGTACGTAACCGCAGCGCGCGCGAAGGGGCTCCCCGAGCGGACCGTTATTCTCAAACACGTGCTTCGAAACTCCCTGATTTCGGTCACGACCGTCGCGGCGTTTCTGACCGCGGGGCTCGTCTCCGGGTCAGTTGTCGTCGAGGTCGTGTTCACCTGGCCCGGACTCGGCAAGGAACTTGTCGAGGCGATCCAACTCAGAGAGATGAACCTGATCATGGCGATTACGCTGCTTACTGGTGTCGTCATCGTACTCGCTAACCTGCTCGCAGACATCGTGTACGCGCTGCTCGACCCGCGAATCAGAGACGAATATTAA
- a CDS encoding ABC transporter substrate-binding protein has translation MTSQINSRVSSLDRRRVLKGIAATGIAGVAGCLGGNDEEVNIDEALERNDVNIDDISEGGRLEFAIPRDGISDYDQAQSTQAEDTVVFNAVYDGLLKIDSDARAHPWMAAEYEADEANDVSVADYEDYMVAIEPAEVEDGVPIFELEDDNNLVLMQHPDDLPAEDGDSIRVLTRDEAADAVADGVFGVRVEGRLHEGIEFHNGEEVTAENVIRSYDRYVGSDNQGQYFDSFLHAEAPDGADGYRFELYAQEADAAAYLELPPVIFPSDHFDVPAGELDPRNDADMVPVGTGPYEVTEYEGGQQLLLERTDNYWVESVGLDNIPWYDGPSEFPEGPVIDEINIRFVAEGSTRSNALEDGSVDIAYELPAGARNNFHTSDDFTVSATEALGFQFMQFPMDDTDTGGAFSEKAVRQAVSALVPRQQIVDVVEQGWGAPAQVPFPQPAADLGTSEPYDDIVDSDWAYNVEPDVEEAKSLLEDAGVETPIEVVIETNADDDARSDKMELLVDQLNDTDLFDAELETPAALGDWVAELYQEDARTDSSERNAPACIGLAGTPDPHGFVEAITDPDNYNGCCNFFLAEGVLPDDFIEQMRGCRFGVDVAEDEDARRAAYDEFWPEYSEMSANTIIDYSLNTGTTNSDVVGFNAHPQTQVLLSYALYNPADEQVIYLDR, from the coding sequence ATGACCTCACAAATCAACTCACGTGTATCGTCTCTCGATCGCCGCCGCGTCCTCAAAGGAATCGCGGCAACAGGAATCGCCGGCGTCGCCGGCTGTCTCGGTGGCAACGACGAGGAAGTAAATATCGACGAAGCCCTCGAGCGGAACGACGTCAACATCGACGATATCTCCGAAGGGGGCCGCCTCGAGTTCGCGATCCCGCGCGACGGTATTTCAGACTACGATCAGGCCCAGAGTACGCAGGCCGAAGACACGGTCGTTTTCAACGCCGTTTACGACGGATTGTTAAAGATCGACTCCGACGCAAGAGCCCATCCGTGGATGGCCGCAGAGTACGAGGCGGACGAAGCCAACGACGTGAGCGTGGCGGACTACGAAGACTATATGGTCGCGATCGAACCCGCCGAAGTCGAAGACGGGGTCCCTATTTTCGAACTGGAAGACGACAACAACCTCGTTTTGATGCAACACCCGGACGACCTCCCCGCCGAGGACGGAGACTCGATCCGCGTTCTCACTCGAGACGAGGCCGCCGATGCCGTCGCCGACGGCGTCTTCGGTGTCCGAGTCGAGGGACGACTCCACGAGGGAATCGAGTTCCACAACGGCGAGGAAGTGACCGCGGAAAACGTTATCCGATCCTACGACAGGTACGTCGGGTCCGACAATCAGGGGCAGTACTTCGATAGTTTCCTCCACGCCGAAGCACCCGACGGGGCCGACGGCTACCGGTTCGAACTCTACGCCCAGGAGGCCGACGCCGCCGCATACCTCGAGTTGCCGCCCGTGATTTTCCCCTCGGATCACTTCGACGTCCCGGCCGGCGAACTGGACCCACGAAATGACGCAGATATGGTGCCGGTCGGCACGGGTCCGTACGAAGTCACAGAGTACGAGGGCGGCCAGCAACTCCTCCTCGAGCGAACGGACAATTACTGGGTCGAATCGGTCGGTCTCGACAACATTCCGTGGTACGACGGACCGAGCGAGTTCCCGGAGGGGCCGGTTATCGACGAGATCAACATCCGGTTCGTCGCCGAAGGGAGCACTCGGAGCAACGCGCTCGAAGACGGGAGCGTCGATATCGCATACGAACTACCCGCCGGGGCCCGGAACAATTTCCACACGTCCGACGATTTCACGGTTTCGGCGACCGAAGCGTTAGGGTTCCAGTTCATGCAGTTCCCCATGGACGATACCGATACGGGGGGAGCGTTCTCCGAAAAGGCGGTTCGGCAGGCGGTCAGCGCCCTCGTCCCTCGCCAGCAGATCGTCGACGTGGTCGAGCAAGGATGGGGTGCGCCCGCCCAGGTGCCGTTTCCACAACCCGCTGCCGACCTGGGGACGTCCGAGCCCTACGACGACATCGTCGACTCGGACTGGGCGTACAACGTCGAACCCGACGTCGAGGAGGCCAAATCGCTCCTCGAGGACGCGGGCGTCGAGACGCCCATCGAAGTCGTGATCGAAACGAACGCCGACGACGACGCGCGAAGCGACAAGATGGAGCTTCTCGTCGACCAACTGAACGATACCGACCTGTTCGACGCCGAACTCGAAACGCCGGCGGCGCTCGGTGATTGGGTCGCCGAGCTCTATCAGGAGGATGCACGGACCGACAGTTCAGAGCGCAACGCCCCGGCGTGTATCGGTCTCGCGGGAACACCCGATCCACACGGGTTCGTTGAAGCGATCACCGACCCCGACAACTACAACGGTTGCTGTAACTTCTTCCTCGCGGAGGGAGTGCTTCCCGACGACTTCATCGAACAAATGCGCGGCTGTCGGTTCGGCGTCGATGTCGCCGAAGATGAAGACGCTCGCCGAGCGGCGTACGACGAGTTCTGGCCGGAATATTCGGAGATGAGTGCGAATACGATCATCGATTATTCGTTGAACACCGGGACGACGAACAGCGACGTCGTCGGATTCAACGCACACCCACAGACCCAGGTGTTGCTGAGTTACGCGCTGTACAATCCCGCAGACGAGCAAGTCATATACCTTGACAGATAG